The following are encoded in a window of Streptomyces sp. 11x1 genomic DNA:
- a CDS encoding tyrosine-type recombinase/integrase → MKSHDVKVWSIRKRPYKTPSYDVRWKVADAPPFSETFRTKALADNFRAKLLRAAQKGEAFDTETGLPDSMAPAKESRTWYDFARAYVAMKWPHAAPNSRDSLNETMTLVTTELLGDRPGRPADDILRRALRGWAFVVQAGDEDEAPVDIANALRWVAKASLPLATLKNPADIRRVLDSLKLRLSGEPAAAETVRRKRAVLFNALAYAVELGELPENPVTLVKWKLPKVTKEVDRRVVVNPQQARDLLAAVSYVGGYRRARGRRLVALFACMYFGGLRPAEAVALRRPDCTLPETGWGSLILEKTRPTVGKRWTGTGEVHDNRGLKNRPANETRIVPIPPRLVRMLLAHIEEFGPAKDGRMFANERGGVIASTTYWRVWDEARHLALTPEQVASPLAARPYDLRHAALSSWLNAGVDPTEVAERAGNSVEVLLSRYAKCLDGRQDVANRRIAELLGEDDDQEDRTGAGL, encoded by the coding sequence GTGAAGTCGCATGACGTGAAGGTGTGGAGCATCCGTAAGCGGCCGTACAAAACGCCGTCCTACGACGTCCGGTGGAAGGTCGCTGATGCTCCGCCGTTCTCGGAGACCTTCCGAACGAAGGCACTCGCCGACAACTTCCGCGCGAAGCTCCTCCGGGCTGCTCAGAAGGGCGAGGCGTTCGACACGGAAACCGGGCTGCCGGACTCCATGGCACCTGCCAAAGAGTCCCGCACCTGGTACGACTTCGCGCGGGCGTACGTCGCCATGAAGTGGCCGCACGCCGCTCCGAACTCCCGCGACAGTCTGAACGAGACCATGACCCTCGTCACGACGGAACTTCTGGGGGATCGGCCTGGGCGCCCGGCCGACGACATCTTGCGGCGTGCTCTGCGCGGCTGGGCCTTCGTAGTCCAGGCCGGGGACGAGGACGAGGCTCCGGTGGACATCGCGAACGCTCTTCGGTGGGTGGCCAAAGCCTCGCTGCCGCTGGCCACGCTCAAGAATCCGGCGGACATCCGTCGCGTCCTCGACTCGCTCAAGCTCAGGCTTTCCGGGGAACCGGCGGCTGCCGAGACGGTGCGGCGCAAGCGAGCAGTCCTCTTCAACGCCCTCGCCTACGCGGTCGAACTGGGGGAGCTGCCCGAGAACCCCGTCACGCTGGTGAAGTGGAAGCTGCCCAAGGTCACCAAGGAAGTAGACCGCCGGGTGGTGGTGAACCCTCAGCAAGCCCGAGACCTCCTCGCCGCCGTTTCGTACGTGGGTGGCTATCGCCGGGCCCGTGGGCGCCGTCTCGTCGCGCTCTTCGCCTGCATGTACTTCGGTGGGCTTCGGCCGGCGGAAGCCGTGGCCCTGCGCCGCCCCGACTGCACGTTGCCGGAAACGGGGTGGGGTTCTCTGATCCTGGAAAAGACCCGCCCCACCGTTGGAAAGCGCTGGACCGGAACCGGGGAAGTTCACGACAACCGTGGCCTCAAGAACCGCCCCGCGAACGAAACTCGCATCGTCCCAATCCCGCCTCGCCTCGTCCGTATGCTCCTCGCTCACATCGAGGAGTTCGGCCCTGCCAAGGACGGGCGGATGTTCGCCAACGAGCGCGGGGGAGTGATCGCCTCCACCACCTATTGGCGCGTCTGGGACGAGGCTCGACACCTGGCGCTCACGCCGGAGCAGGTGGCCTCGCCGTTGGCCGCTCGGCCGTACGACCTGCGGCACGCTGCGCTCTCCTCCTGGCTCAACGCTGGCGTGGACCCCACCGAGGTCGCGGAGCGCGCGGGCAACAGCGTCGAAGTGCTCCTGAGCCGGTACGCCAAGTGCCTCGACGGTCGGCAGGACGTCGCCAATCGGCGCATCGCCGAACTCCTCGGCGAGGATGACGACCAGGAGGACCGGACCGGCGCCGGGCTCTGA
- a CDS encoding AlpA family transcriptional regulator: MDRRRDELMTVPQILSELGGVSRRTFYRWRELGQAPEAIKLPNGELRVWRSDFTAWLHGLGEAA, translated from the coding sequence ATGGATCGCCGACGAGACGAACTGATGACCGTCCCACAGATCCTCTCCGAGCTGGGCGGAGTCTCCCGCCGCACCTTCTACCGCTGGCGTGAGCTGGGGCAGGCTCCGGAAGCGATCAAGCTTCCGAACGGCGAACTCCGCGTGTGGCGGAGCGACTTCACCGCGTGGCTTCACGGACTCGGGGAGGCGGCGTGA